In Gossypium raimondii isolate GPD5lz chromosome 12, ASM2569854v1, whole genome shotgun sequence, a single window of DNA contains:
- the LOC105764685 gene encoding probable LRR receptor-like serine/threonine-protein kinase At1g74360: MKKKKNQAFSWRFTFFMFLVLLITGTVVAAGDSLDTDKHVLLKLKSYLEEQNRVNRGRYSEWDTRNSTPCQWYGVSCSPDGQRVIGINLSDNNISGDMFNQFSALTELRELDLSGNTIGGAIPEDLNRCSSLVYLNLSHNILEGELKLTGLNSLEKLDLSMNRRIEGDIEVSFPAICKRLVIANLSTNNFSGTIDKCFDECWNLQYLDLSSNNFVGQIWSGFARLVEYSVSENSVSGALSGSMFTNNCSLQVLDLSENNLEGQLPGEISNCKNLAVLNLWGNHFTGKIPSEIGMISSLEGLFLGKNSFSNVIPESLMNLTNLAFLDLSKNNFGGKIQEIFGRFTQVKFLLLHGNAYTGGIISSGILKLPKVSRLDLSFNNFSGPLPIEISEMKSLNFLTLAYNQFTGGIPPEYGNLPQLQALDLSFNQLTGSIPLALGKLSTLLWLMLANNSLTGDIPPEIGNCSSLLWLNLANNQLSGEIPPELAKIGRNATQTFESNRLRNDRIIPGSGECLSMKRWIPADYPPFSFVYTILTKKTCRSLWDQLLKGHGIFQVCTAGSTVRTDQISGYLQLSGNQLSGQIPLDIGMMQNFSMLHFGFNDLNGKLPANIGQLPLVVLNITRNRFSGEIPDEIGNMKCLLNLDLSFNNFSGIFPTSFNNLTELSKFNISYNPLISGVIPATGQLATFEKESYLGDPLLDVPDFIDNGTSRPQKYNSMHKRSAKLAVFLALLSLILAFFVFGVLTLVACVLVKGPEEPHGYLLQDIKYRHELASSSGGSSPWLSDTVKVIRLDKTAFTHADILKATGNFSENRIIGKGGFGTVYRGVLSDGREVAVKKLQREGIQGEREFRAEMEVLSGNSFGWPHPNLVTLYGWCLDGLEKILVYEYMEGGSLEDIISDRLWFTWRRRIDVAVDIARALVFLHHECYPAIVHRDVKASNVLLDKDGTARVTDFGLARFVDVGDSHVSTIVAGTIGYVAPEYGQTWQATTKGDVYSYGVLAMELATGRRAVDGGEECLVEWARRMMGNGRNGLGRAVIPVVLFGSGLADGAEEMCELLRVGVQCTAEAPQARPNMKEVLAMLIRITSSNGQNLKCS; encoded by the exons atgaagaagaagaagaaccaaGCTTTTTCATGGCGCTTCACTTTCTTTATGTTCTTAGTCCTCCTGATTACAG GCACTGTTGTTGCTGCTGGGGATTCTTTAGACACGGACAAACATGTTCTGCTGAAGCTGAAATCATACCTGGAAGAACAGAATCGTGTAAACCGAGGACGGTACTCGGAGTGGGATACCAGAAACTCAACACCATGTCAGTGGTACGGTGTCTCATGTTCCCCTGATGGCCAAAGAGTCATTGGTATAAACCTTTCTGACAACAATATTTCCGGGGATATGTTCAATCAATTCTCGGCCTTAACTGAACTCCGAGAACTCGACCTCTCGGGAAACACCATCGGTGGAGCGATTCCAGAGGATCTGAACCGATGCAGCAGCCTGGTATACCTTAACTTATCACATAATATCCTAGAAGGAGAGCTGAAGTTGACAGGGTTGAATAGTTTAGAGAAGCTCGATTTGTCTATGAATAGGAGGATTGAAGGGGATATTGAAGTTAGTTTCCCAGCAATTTGCAAGAGATTGGTTATTGCAAACCTTTCAACTAATAATTTCAGTGGTACGATAGATAAGTGCTTTGATGAATGCTGGAATCTGCAGTATTTGGATTTGAGTTCCAATAATTTTGTTGGCCAAATATGGAGTGGATTTGCAAGGCTTGTCGAGTATTCGGTTTCTGAAAATTCTGTTTCCGGGGCACTTTCGGGATCAATGTTCACAAACAATTGTAGTTTGCAGGTTTTGGACCTTTCAGAAAACAACTTAGAGGGTCAGCTTCCAGGGGAGATTTCTAACTGCAAGAATTTGGCTGTGTTGAACTTATGGGGAAACCATTTTACGGGGAAAATTCCATCGGAGATCGGAATGATTTCAAGTCTGGAAGGCTTGTTCTTGGGGAAAAACAGCTTTTCTAATGTAATACCAGAATCCTTAATGAACCTCACAAACTTGGCTTTTTTGGATTTAAGCAAGAACAACTTTGGTGGGAAGATACAAGAGATTTTTGGGAGGTTCACACAGGTGAAGTTCCTTTTGTTACACGGAAATGCATACACGGGAGGGATTATATCTTCCGGCATTCTCAAATTGCCAAAGGTTTCACGTTTAGACCTGAGTTTCAACAACTTCTCTGGTcctttacctattgaaatctcTGAAATGAAGAGCTTGAATTTCTTGACGTTGGCTTACAACCAGTTTACAGGTGGTATACCACCTGAGTATGGTAACTTGCCTCAGTTACAAGCCCTTGATCTCTCCTTCAACCAGCTTACAGGATCGATTCCACTAGCCCTTGGAAAACTGAGCACTCTCTTGTGGTTGATGCTTGCAAACAACTCTCTTACGGGTGACATTCCACCTGAGATTGGAAACTGCAGTAGCTTGTTATGGCTAAACCTTGCCAACAATCAACTTTCTGGGGAAATCCCTCCAGAGTTGGCTAAGATTGGGAGAAATGCTACCCAAACTTTCGAGTCGAACAGGCTACGAAATGACCGGATAATTCCTGGTTCGGGTGAGTGCTTGTCAATGAAGAGGTGGATACCAGCAGATTATCCACCTTTCAGTTTTGTGTATACAATTCTCACTAAGAAGACTTGCAGAAGCTTATGGGATCAGTTGCTTAAAGGACATGGAATTTTCCAAGTATGCACCGCAGGTTCAACAGTGAGGACAGATCAAATCTCGGGTTATTTGCAACTTAGTGGGAATCAGTTGTCGGGTCAGATCCCTTTAGATATCGGCATGATGCAGAATTTCAGTATGCTTCACTTTGGTTTCAATGACCTCAATGGTAAACTGCCTGCAAACATCGGACAGTTGCCGCTTGTAGTCCTAAACATAACCCGAAACCGATTTTCAGGAGAAATTCCAGATGAGATTGGTAATATGAAATGCTTACTGAATCTAGATTTGTCATTCAATAACTTTTCTGGCATATTTCCAACGAGCTTCAACAACTTGACTGAGCTGAGCAAGTTCAACATTTCATACAATCCGCTCATTTCTGGTGTAATTCCGGCAACCGGTCAATTGGCTACCTTCGAGAAAGAGTCTTACCTCGGGGATCCGCTTCTCGATGTTCCGGATTTTATCGACAATGGAACATCTCGCCCGCAAAAGTACAATTCAATGCATAAAAGATCTGCCAAGTTGGCTGTGTTCTTGGCGTTGTTATCTTTGATACTggccttttttgtttttggggtTCTAACGCTCGTAGCTTGCGTTTTGGTGAAAGGTCCAGAAGAACCACACGGATATCTCTTACAGGATATTAAATATCGACATGAACTAGCTTCGAGCTCTGGAGGGTCATCACCATGGTTATCGGATACTGTCAAGGTCATCCGTTTGGACAAAACAGCTTTCACGCATGCAGATATTTTGAAGGCTACAGGCAATTTTTCGGAGAACAGGATTATCGGAAAGGGAGGATTTGGAACGGTGTACCGAGGTGTATTGTCAGATGGGAGAGAAGTGGCAGTGAAAAAGCTACAACGAGAAGGAATCCAGGGTGAAAGGGAGTTCCGGGCTGAGATGGAGGTACTTAGTGGCAATAGCTTTGGTTGGCCACACCCTAACCTTGTAACACTATATGGCTGGTGCCTTGATGGCTTAGAGAAAATATTGGTTTATGAGTATATGGAAGGTGGGAGCCTCGAGGACATTATATCGGATCGGTTGTGGTTCACATGGCGGAGAAGGATTGATGTGGCGGTTGATATTGCAAGAGCATTAGTGTTCCTACATCATGAATGCTACCCTGCAATCGTGCATAGAGATGTCAAGGCCAGCAATGTCCTGCTAGATAAAGATGGGACCGCAAGAGTCACGGATTTCGGTTTGGCTAGATTTGTCGACGTCGGAGATAGCCATGTGAGCACTATCGTAGCAGGAACTATTGGTTATGTAGCACCGGAATACGGGCAAACTTGGCAAGCTACTACAAAAGGTGATGTGTACAGTTATGGGGTATTAGCAATGGAACTAGCAACTGGAAGGCGAGCAGTGGATGGAGGGGAAGAATGCCTGGTTGAATGGGCCAGACGTATGATGGGAAATGGCCGAAACGGGTTAGGCCGAGCTGTGATACCGGTTGTGCTTTTCGGATCAGGGCTAGCTGATGGTGCGGAGGAGATGTGCGAGCTGCTTCGAGTCGGGGTCCAATGCACAGCAGAAGCTCCACAAGCTAGACCAAACATGAAAGAGGTGCTAGCTATGCTAATTAGAATAACAAGCAGTAACGGTCAAAATCTCAAGTGTTCATAG
- the LOC105764688 gene encoding 40S ribosomal protein S2-3, translating into MGSGDKTRPLSQNWGNHIPRVNLPPLPPHQRVQIIDQLIGPSLKDEVMKITPVKKQTRAGQRTRFKAFDVVGDGKGHVGLGVKCSKEVATAIRGAIILAKLSVIPVRRGYWGNKIGKPHMPCKVTGKCGSVSIRMVPAPRGAGIVAARVPKKVLQFAGIEDVFTFSRGSTKTLGNFVKATFECLLKGYGFLTPDFWKETHFTRSPFQE; encoded by the exons ATGGGTTCCGGTGACAAAACTCGGCCGCTTAGTCAAAATTGGGGAAATCACATCCCTCGAGTAAATCTACCTCCACTCCCTCCCCATCAAAGAGTACAAATCATCGACCAACTCATCGGCCCATCGCTGAAAGACGAGGTCATGAAGATCACTCCCGTCAAGAAACAAACACGCGCTGGACAGCGCACGCGTTTCAAGGCCTTCGACGTCGTCGGTGACGGAAAGGGACACGTTGGACTGGGTGTCAAGTGTAGCAAAGAAGTTGCCACTGCTATAAGAGGGGCTATAATATTGGCGAAGTTGTCGGTCATACCTGTGAGGAGAGGGTACTGGGGGAACAAGATCGGAAAACCTCATATGCCGTGTAAGGTTACCGGAAAATGTGGGTCCGTTTCCATTAGGATGGTCCCGGCTCCAAGAGGTGCGGGGATTGTGGCGGCGAGGGTGCCCAAGAAGGTGCTTCAGTTTGCTGGGATTGAAgatgtttttactttttcaagGGGTTCTACTAAGACCCTTGGTAACTTTGTCAAG GCGACCTTTGAGTGTCTCCTGAAAGGGTATGGATTCTTGACTCCAGATTTCTGGAAAGAGACACATTTCACAAGGTCTCCATTCCAGGAGTAA
- the LOC105764686 gene encoding flavin-containing monooxygenase FMO GS-OX-like 8, which translates to MVSEQGQSTKNVCVIGAGPSGLVAARELRKEGHTAVVLEQNHDIGGQWLYEPNVEKEDPLGKNKFLDVHSSVYDSLRIVSPREIMGFTDFPFVSKKNRDTRRFPGHKELWLYLKDFCEYFGLKEMIRFNTRVEYVGMLDYGVFGKDLKWVVKSKEKKGEKRVEEVFDAVIVATGHYSQPRLPSIKGMDAWKRKQIHSHVYRVPEPFRNEVVVIVGNSLSGQDISMEIVKVAKEVYLSAKSLEVITEGLSNVISKHRNLHLYPQIQSLHEDGRVEFEDGSCVIADTIIYCTGYSYAFPFLDTKGIVGVDDNRVGPLFEHTFPPSLAPSLSFIGIPRKLIGFPFFESQAKWIAQVLSGKRELPSYDDMMLSIKEFYRSRELAGIPVSDTHDIANFEYCDKYADYSESPHLEEWRKQLCLSAIVNSFTNLETYRDSWDDGDDELLQQALQSPHFTQLGVQP; encoded by the exons ATGGTTTCGGAGCAGGGGCAATCGACGAAGAACGTGTGCGTGATCGGCGCCGGACCGTCGGGGCTGGTGGCGGCGAGGGAGCTAAGGAAAGAGGGACACACGGCGGTGGTTTTGGAGCAAAACCACGACATAGGTGGGCAGTGGTTGTACGAACCAAACGTGGAGAAGGAAGATCCACTGGGGAAAAACAAATTTCTAGACGTACATAGTAGCGTGTACGATTCACTAAGGATTGTATCCCCAAGGGAGATCATGGGTTTCACTGATTTCCCATTTGTGTCGAAGAAAAACAGGGACACGAGGAGATTCCCAGGTCACAAGGAGCTGTGGTTGTATCTTAAAGATTTCTGTGAATATTTTGGGTTGAAGGAAATGATAAGGTTTAATACCAGGGTTGAATATGTGGGGATGCTGGACTATGGTGTTTTCGGGAAAGATCTAAAGTGGGTGgttaaaagcaaagaaaaaaagggtGAAAAAAGGGTGGAAGAGGTGTTCGATGCTGTGATTGTTGCCACGGGTCATTACTCTCAACCTAGGTTGCCTTCCATTAAAG GAATGGATGCATGGAAAAGGAAGCAAATTCATAGTCACGTCTATAGAGTTCCAGAGCCATTTAGGAATGAG GTGGTGGTGATAGTGGGAAATTCACTAAGCGGGCAAGATATATCAATGGAGATAGTGAAAGTGGCAAAGGAAGTGTACCTCAGTGCCAAATCCCTGGAAGTTATTACCGAAGGTTTATCCAATGTCATTTCCAAGCATCGGAACTTGCATCTTTACCCACAG ATACAGTCTCTTCATGAAGATGGAAGGGTTGAGTTTGAAGATGGCTCTTGTGTCATAGCTGACACTATCATATATTGCACTGG GTATTCATACGCATTCCCATTTCTTGACACCAAAGGAATAGTAGGTGTTGATGACAATAGAGTGGGACCCCTTTTTGAGCATACTTTCCCACCATCGCTTGCTCCTTCCCTCTCTTTTATTGGCATTCCAAGAAAG TTAATAGGGTTCCCTTTCTTTGAATCACAAGCAAAATGGATAGCACAAGTGCTTTCGGGGAAAAGAGAATTGCCATCCTATGATGATATGATGCTCTCTATCAAAGAGTTTTATCGCTCAAGGGAACTCGCTGGTATTCCCGTCTCCGATACTCACGACATTGCCAATTTTGAG TATTGTGACAAGTATGCAGATTATAGTGAATCCCCACATTTGGAAGAATGGAGAAAACAATTATGCTTGTCAGCAATAGTGAATTCATTCACCAATTTGGAGACTTACAGGGATTCATGggatgatggtgatgatgaatTGCTCCAGCAAGCTCTTCAAAGCCCTCATTTCACTCAACTTGGGGTTCAACCTTAA